In the Alkaliphilus oremlandii OhILAs genome, one interval contains:
- the cbiT gene encoding precorrin-6Y C5,15-methyltransferase (decarboxylating) subunit CbiT, with product MKWIKDEEFVRGNIPMTKFDVRVLTMGYLAIEEGDELLDIGAGTGSISIEAALHGAKVWAIEREEEGVELIHKNMDKFGVCVEAIKGEAPLSLPNIQFNKCFVGGSGGKLEEIFIYLEQHLKEKGILCANFITINNLNQFINLLKKYQYKNIEAQLVQTSHMDKIGLLKANNPIFIVKGVKGND from the coding sequence ATGAAATGGATTAAGGATGAAGAATTTGTCCGTGGAAATATCCCCATGACCAAGTTCGATGTAAGGGTTCTGACCATGGGATACTTGGCCATTGAAGAGGGCGATGAACTTTTAGATATTGGTGCAGGTACAGGCTCTATATCAATTGAAGCTGCCCTACATGGAGCTAAGGTTTGGGCGATCGAAAGAGAAGAGGAAGGCGTAGAACTTATCCATAAGAATATGGATAAGTTCGGTGTATGTGTAGAAGCAATAAAAGGGGAAGCCCCCCTATCTCTACCGAATATTCAATTCAATAAGTGTTTTGTCGGTGGTAGTGGCGGCAAGCTGGAAGAAATATTCATCTATTTAGAGCAACATCTAAAAGAGAAGGGCATTCTCTGTGCCAACTTTATTACGATCAATAATTTAAATCAATTCATCAATCTGCTGAAAAAATATCAGTATAAAAACATAGAAGCGCAGCTGGTTCAGACATCCCATATGGATAAAATAGGACTGCTGAAGGCAAATAATCCAATATTTATAGTCAAAGGAGTGAAGGGCAATGATTAG
- the cobM gene encoding precorrin-4 C(11)-methyltransferase, giving the protein MISFVGAGPGNVDLITVKGRRLLEEADVVIYAGSLVSKEHLNFCKEGCKLHNSASMTLEEVIEVMKAGEDENLKVVRLHTGDPSIYGAIKEQMDLLDQEEISYEVVPGVSSFTAACSSIKKEFTLPDVSQTVILTRIEGRTPVPEKEDLEKLAAHKASMAIFLSVQDIGRVVEKLARGYQRDDVPVAVVYKATWEDEKIIIGTLCDIEEKVKKEGVNKMAQILVGDFIDGDYSRSKLYDPTFTHEYRRASK; this is encoded by the coding sequence ATGATTAGCTTTGTAGGTGCAGGACCGGGGAATGTAGATCTGATCACAGTAAAGGGAAGACGTTTACTGGAAGAAGCAGATGTTGTCATATATGCAGGGAGCTTGGTTTCAAAGGAGCATTTAAATTTTTGCAAGGAAGGCTGTAAACTTCACAATAGTGCATCTATGACTTTAGAAGAAGTAATTGAAGTCATGAAGGCAGGAGAGGATGAAAACCTTAAAGTCGTTCGACTTCACACTGGGGATCCTAGTATTTATGGTGCCATTAAGGAACAGATGGACCTTTTAGACCAAGAAGAAATTTCCTATGAAGTTGTTCCAGGGGTCAGTTCATTCACCGCTGCATGTTCTTCCATCAAGAAAGAGTTTACTTTACCAGACGTAAGTCAAACTGTAATTTTAACCAGAATCGAAGGCCGGACACCGGTTCCAGAGAAAGAAGACTTAGAAAAATTAGCTGCCCACAAAGCATCTATGGCAATCTTCCTATCGGTTCAGGATATTGGCAGAGTCGTAGAAAAGCTGGCAAGAGGATATCAGAGAGATGATGTTCCAGTGGCTGTAGTATACAAAGCTACTTGGGAGGATGAAAAAATCATCATCGGTACCTTATGTGATATCGAGGAAAAAGTGAAAAAAGAAGGGGTCAATAAAATGGCTCAGATTTTAGTTGGAGATTTTATCGATGGCGATTACTCTAGATCAAAGCTCTATGATCCCACCTTCACCCATGAATATAGGAGAGCATCGAAATGA
- the cbiG gene encoding cobalt-precorrin 5A hydrolase has product MKIACFSFTEEGRKLGNQIVDSSMEAGEPYSIHSFENSRVQGGIKTLMEATWKEYDGIIFISATGIAVRMIAPYVKDKKSDPAVVVVDDLGNFSISLLSGHLGGANALAQWIAGKIKSIPVITTASDNRGIEAIDLFAKSNDYYMEDMESVKNITAMMIHGKKIGFYSEMDGVIDYENLVILENLENINTEIEGVIAVTASKVNGLSVPYTILRPKNLNIGIGCRKGIEGERIIAAIQNTLQINELSEHSIKSFGTVEVKKDEAGILSAVAHFNKPLRIFTIDEIREVENQFDQSQFVKDTIGVYSVSEPCAYLLGGEIRSKKSKHGGITISIAKENRNG; this is encoded by the coding sequence ATGAAAATCGCCTGCTTTTCCTTTACAGAGGAAGGACGAAAGTTGGGCAATCAAATAGTTGATTCTAGTATGGAGGCAGGAGAACCTTATTCAATCCATTCCTTTGAAAACTCTCGGGTTCAAGGTGGTATTAAAACATTGATGGAAGCCACCTGGAAGGAGTACGATGGCATTATTTTTATTTCAGCTACGGGAATTGCAGTCCGAATGATTGCACCCTATGTGAAAGATAAAAAAAGTGATCCTGCTGTTGTGGTAGTAGACGACTTGGGGAATTTCTCCATATCTCTATTATCGGGTCATTTAGGTGGAGCCAATGCATTGGCTCAATGGATTGCTGGTAAAATAAAATCCATTCCAGTCATCACAACAGCCTCGGATAATCGAGGTATAGAAGCCATCGATCTATTTGCCAAATCCAACGATTATTATATGGAGGACATGGAATCTGTAAAGAATATCACAGCGATGATGATCCATGGTAAGAAGATTGGCTTTTATTCAGAAATGGATGGGGTCATCGACTATGAAAACTTGGTGATTTTAGAAAACTTAGAAAATATCAACACAGAGATTGAAGGGGTCATAGCGGTAACCGCTTCTAAGGTGAATGGACTATCTGTACCCTATACCATTCTTCGACCGAAGAATTTGAACATCGGAATCGGTTGCAGAAAGGGGATCGAAGGAGAGCGAATCATTGCAGCCATTCAAAATACATTACAAATAAACGAACTTTCAGAGCATAGCATTAAATCATTTGGAACTGTGGAAGTAAAAAAGGATGAAGCCGGTATTTTAAGTGCGGTGGCACACTTTAATAAACCTTTACGGATTTTCACCATCGACGAAATCAGGGAAGTAGAGAATCAATTTGATCAATCTCAATTCGTAAAGGACACCATCGGTGTATATTCGGTCTCTGAACCCTGTGCCTATTTACTAGGCGGAGAAATTCGATCTAAAAAAAGTAAGCACGGAGGCATCACCATATCAATTGCAAAGGAGAACAGAAATGGCTAA
- the cobJ gene encoding precorrin-3B C(17)-methyltransferase, translating to MAKLYVVGIGPGGRDHMTYKAVDVIKNCEVIVGYTPYLEYIEDLIQGKELISTGMRGEIERCNSAIEEVRKGKDTAIVSTGDAGLYGMAGPIIELAEDIDVEIVPGVTAAFSAASELGAPIMHDYASISLSDLLTPWEVIEKRVEKAAEADFILSIYNPKSRGRKDHLEKVVNRILKYRCGETPVGIVKNSGRSGREITITTLNCIDYSKVDMLSVLIIGNSNTYIKGNHMVTPRGYIIK from the coding sequence ATGGCTAAATTATACGTGGTAGGCATAGGTCCAGGTGGAAGAGACCATATGACTTATAAAGCAGTGGATGTCATAAAAAATTGTGAGGTTATCGTAGGGTATACGCCTTATCTAGAATATATAGAGGATTTAATTCAAGGGAAAGAGCTGATTTCCACAGGAATGAGAGGGGAAATAGAGCGATGCAACTCTGCCATCGAAGAAGTTCGAAAAGGGAAAGATACAGCCATTGTCAGTACTGGTGATGCAGGTCTTTACGGTATGGCAGGTCCCATTATAGAATTAGCGGAAGATATCGACGTAGAGATCGTTCCTGGTGTTACGGCAGCCTTTTCAGCGGCATCGGAGCTGGGAGCACCCATCATGCATGATTATGCTTCCATCAGCCTAAGCGATCTTCTGACACCTTGGGAGGTCATAGAAAAAAGAGTAGAGAAAGCAGCAGAAGCAGATTTCATCCTATCCATCTACAATCCGAAATCGAGAGGTAGAAAAGATCATTTAGAAAAAGTGGTGAACCGAATTCTGAAATATCGATGTGGGGAAACACCAGTGGGTATCGTAAAAAATTCTGGCCGTAGTGGCAGAGAAATCACCATAACAACCCTAAATTGCATTGACTATAGCAAAGTAGATATGTTAAGTGTTCTGATTATAGGCAATAGCAACACTTATATCAAAGGCAATCATATGGTAACGCCGAGAGGTTATATAATTAAATGA
- the cobK gene encoding precorrin-6A reductase gives MIWMIGGTSEFREVMDRIGDVDHLIGTIATDGGKEFVNSNNIVMGRMGYNEMSGFIDRYKISTIIDLSHPYAKIVSANAKKIAKDKNIEYIRYIRKKADLTSKSIYLDSYEDCYEYLSHISGTVFFTTGSKNIGDFEKVRGNNRFIYRVLPALESIEECKRYEVQLKDIVAVLGPFSKEYNKVMFQEYGIDYMVTKDSGKQGGMEEKLEACEELNIMPIIIGREDEEGITDLNEIEQIIRTYGRGL, from the coding sequence ATGATTTGGATGATCGGTGGAACCAGCGAATTTAGGGAGGTTATGGACCGAATTGGCGATGTAGACCATCTTATTGGTACCATCGCTACAGATGGTGGCAAAGAGTTTGTAAACTCTAACAATATCGTTATGGGTCGAATGGGTTACAATGAGATGTCAGGTTTTATAGATCGATATAAAATTTCTACAATTATTGATTTATCTCATCCCTATGCCAAAATAGTCTCAGCCAATGCAAAAAAAATAGCAAAAGATAAAAATATAGAGTACATTCGATACATAAGAAAAAAAGCAGATTTAACATCAAAATCCATATACCTAGATAGTTATGAGGATTGCTATGAATATCTATCCCATATTTCTGGCACTGTATTTTTTACCACAGGGTCCAAAAACATAGGGGATTTTGAAAAAGTACGGGGAAATAACCGGTTTATCTACAGAGTGTTGCCTGCACTTGAAAGCATCGAAGAATGTAAGCGATATGAAGTGCAGCTTAAAGATATTGTAGCGGTTCTTGGACCATTTTCAAAAGAATATAATAAGGTGATGTTTCAGGAATATGGGATTGATTATATGGTGACAAAGGACAGTGGAAAACAAGGCGGCATGGAAGAAAAATTAGAAGCCTGTGAGGAATTGAATATCATGCCGATTATTATAGGAAGAGAAGATGAAGAGGGGATTACAGATCTCAATGAAATCGAACAAATAATTAGAACGTATGGAAGGGGTTTATGA
- a CDS encoding precorrin-2 C(20)-methyltransferase produces MKKIYGIGTGPGDKELLTLKAVRMINEASVIFAPNNKGKNIALDTVADHIANKKVIMIDFPMGRVAAEDYVKAAEIIHEETPENGVGVFLTIGDPMVYSTFIYTMEQLEKFNVTVEVIPGIPSFVAAAASAKLPLTIKGDNFLLCDDFQEDLLDSVESICILKTFKDKERIIDSLEKKNFDYQYVKHCTWDDEEILTDKETILRDKNYISLILGRKR; encoded by the coding sequence ATGAAAAAAATATATGGCATAGGAACTGGGCCTGGGGATAAAGAGCTATTAACTCTAAAGGCTGTTAGAATGATCAATGAAGCCAGCGTAATATTTGCACCGAATAATAAAGGGAAAAATATTGCCTTGGACACTGTAGCGGATCATATTGCAAATAAAAAGGTGATAATGATTGATTTTCCAATGGGACGGGTGGCAGCAGAGGATTATGTAAAAGCAGCAGAGATCATCCATGAGGAAACGCCAGAGAACGGAGTGGGAGTATTTCTAACCATAGGAGATCCTATGGTATACAGTACCTTTATATACACCATGGAACAGCTGGAGAAGTTCAACGTGACAGTTGAAGTAATTCCGGGAATCCCATCCTTCGTAGCAGCAGCTGCCAGTGCAAAGCTGCCACTTACAATAAAAGGTGATAATTTCTTGCTATGTGATGATTTTCAAGAAGATTTATTAGATTCCGTAGAATCCATCTGTATTTTAAAGACCTTCAAGGATAAAGAAAGAATCATCGATTCTCTAGAGAAGAAAAATTTTGACTACCAATATGTGAAGCATTGTACTTGGGATGACGAAGAAATACTGACAGATAAAGAAACCATCCTAAGGGATAAAAACTACATTTCTCTTATTTTAGGAAGGAAAAGATAA
- a CDS encoding chromate transporter codes for MKELLIMFFSFFKIGAFTFGGGYAMIPLIEKEVVDVKGWISKEEFTDILVISQSFPGALPVNSSLFIGYKLGGIVGAVIALLGVILPSFLIILTIALYFSRFRENPVVDNIFKGITGAVPVLVLLAVKSLSKSVKKSTVNIAITVICVISIVLLDIHPVIIIFLSALYGIFFLGREEEEKQKYSFEGQVEKVENIH; via the coding sequence ATGAAGGAATTACTCATCATGTTTTTTAGCTTTTTTAAAATAGGAGCCTTTACCTTTGGTGGTGGATATGCAATGATACCACTGATTGAGAAGGAAGTTGTTGATGTAAAAGGATGGATTTCTAAAGAAGAATTTACGGATATTCTTGTAATATCCCAAAGCTTTCCAGGAGCTTTGCCAGTGAACTCTTCTCTATTTATTGGATATAAGCTCGGTGGCATCGTAGGAGCAGTGATTGCACTTTTAGGCGTCATATTGCCATCTTTTTTAATCATACTTACAATTGCTCTGTATTTTTCTCGGTTTAGAGAAAATCCAGTGGTAGACAATATTTTTAAAGGGATTACGGGAGCAGTACCAGTATTAGTTCTATTGGCAGTGAAAAGCTTATCGAAGTCTGTAAAAAAGAGCACCGTGAATATTGCAATCACTGTAATTTGTGTCATATCCATCGTTTTATTGGATATTCATCCAGTAATCATTATCTTTTTATCAGCCCTATATGGCATATTTTTCTTGGGGAGAGAAGAGGAGGAGAAACAGAAATATTCTTTCGAAGGGCAGGTAGAAAAAGTTGAAAACATTCATTGA
- a CDS encoding chromate transporter, protein MKTFIDLFISFFKIGVFGYGGGYAMLPLIEREVVINNPWLTSSQFLDIIGISQMTPGPISINTATFVGYQIGGFFGSVAATVGVVSFSFMLVSIATHYILKFKNSKVLKNALMGMRPALIGLIISAFISLAGKSYLDFKSIIIGVIILGVSLKSKLHPILVIVLSGVLGTVFYGIL, encoded by the coding sequence TTGAAAACATTCATTGATCTATTTATCAGCTTTTTTAAAATCGGTGTTTTTGGATACGGTGGAGGGTATGCCATGTTGCCTTTAATAGAGCGGGAGGTTGTAATCAACAATCCATGGTTAACTTCCTCTCAATTTCTAGATATTATTGGTATTTCGCAAATGACACCTGGACCCATATCCATTAATACGGCAACATTTGTTGGGTATCAAATTGGTGGTTTCTTTGGAAGTGTCGCTGCCACTGTCGGTGTCGTTTCTTTTTCCTTTATGTTGGTTTCCATCGCAACCCATTATATATTGAAATTTAAAAACTCTAAGGTTTTAAAAAATGCATTGATGGGAATGAGACCAGCTTTAATTGGATTGATTATTAGCGCATTTATATCACTTGCAGGCAAATCCTATTTAGATTTTAAGTCCATCATCATCGGTGTTATTATTTTAGGAGTGAGCTTAAAGTCTAAGCTTCATCCGATTCTGGTTATTGTGTTGTCCGGTGTATTAGGAACAGTTTTTTATGGGATTCTATAG
- a CDS encoding LysR family transcriptional regulator, with amino-acid sequence MIDSRVHTFITVAKTKNFTRAAEALNLTQPGVYQQIQYLERYYGTKFIQKEGRTLKLTEEGEFFLQYAKEIANISAEMERNLRNGAPTIKRHHIAATMTIGGYVIPTILGAYKKENPNTNIALSVSNTSVILKKIIDREVELALVEGPFDRIKFKHRKFKEDELVLAVSKSHDFAKRKFVQLDEVLKGNLILREPDSGTREIFEGELISHGYSVDTISGCMEVESITATISLVKENVGYTIISREAIKREVKEGSIVIVPIENFTMYRDFNFIYLYEKEMDFMEDFIEYCCNYKVLK; translated from the coding sequence ATGATTGATTCGAGAGTGCATACTTTTATCACCGTGGCTAAAACTAAAAACTTTACGAGGGCCGCTGAAGCTTTAAATCTAACGCAGCCCGGAGTTTATCAACAAATCCAATATTTAGAAAGATATTATGGCACAAAGTTCATACAAAAAGAAGGCAGAACATTAAAGCTTACGGAAGAAGGCGAATTCTTTTTGCAATATGCCAAGGAAATCGCAAATATATCTGCAGAGATGGAGCGTAATTTAAGAAATGGTGCACCTACCATTAAAAGGCACCATATAGCGGCTACCATGACGATTGGCGGCTATGTGATCCCCACCATTTTAGGAGCGTATAAAAAAGAGAATCCCAATACGAATATCGCCTTATCTGTAAGCAATACCAGTGTAATTTTAAAGAAAATCATCGATAGGGAAGTTGAGTTAGCCCTAGTAGAAGGGCCTTTCGACAGAATCAAATTTAAACATAGAAAGTTTAAGGAGGATGAACTTGTTTTAGCGGTTTCAAAATCCCACGATTTTGCAAAGAGAAAATTTGTTCAGTTGGATGAAGTTTTAAAAGGCAATTTAATTTTGAGAGAACCGGATTCAGGTACGAGAGAAATATTTGAAGGAGAATTAATTAGTCACGGTTACAGTGTGGATACCATTAGTGGATGTATGGAAGTAGAAAGTATTACAGCAACAATTTCTCTTGTGAAGGAAAATGTAGGCTATACTATTATTTCAAGGGAAGCCATTAAAAGAGAAGTGAAGGAAGGGTCCATCGTCATTGTTCCCATAGAGAATTTTACCATGTACAGAGATTTCAATTTTATATACTTATATGAAAAAGAAATGGATTTTATGGAAGATTTTATTGAATATTGCTGTAACTATAAAGTACTTAAATAA
- a CDS encoding YeeE/YedE thiosulfate transporter family protein: MTSNKIEELKNKRKREIPNKKSQLPYFFMVAFIAFIICAYLYNRNIRHSIVWTIGLLIGITMQRSRFCFAASFRDPIMVGTTSLFRAVIIGLIICTIGFSIFQQITIGNEINYVVDDVPGQIYPVGFHTIFGALLFGIGMVIAGGCASGTLIRIGEGYLMQGMVLIGFVIGATLGSSHFEFWDQLFISTSKTVYIPKYIGFIPALILQLLILCALYIFAHWYDKKNNMMADL; encoded by the coding sequence ATGACCTCTAACAAAATCGAAGAATTAAAAAACAAAAGAAAAAGAGAAATCCCCAACAAAAAAAGCCAGCTTCCCTATTTCTTTATGGTAGCTTTTATAGCCTTTATAATTTGTGCTTATCTTTACAATCGAAATATAAGGCACAGTATCGTTTGGACCATCGGTCTTCTAATTGGGATTACCATGCAGCGCTCAAGATTTTGTTTCGCTGCAAGTTTTCGTGATCCGATTATGGTAGGAACCACTTCACTTTTTAGAGCTGTAATTATTGGGCTCATCATATGTACCATTGGTTTTAGTATATTTCAGCAGATAACCATCGGTAATGAGATCAATTACGTTGTGGATGATGTACCGGGACAAATATACCCTGTCGGCTTTCATACCATATTCGGGGCTCTTTTGTTTGGGATTGGCATGGTGATTGCCGGTGGATGTGCTTCTGGAACGCTAATACGGATTGGAGAAGGCTATCTAATGCAAGGCATGGTTCTCATTGGATTCGTCATCGGTGCAACATTGGGTAGTAGCCATTTTGAATTTTGGGATCAGTTATTTATTTCTACATCCAAGACCGTATATATTCCGAAGTATATCGGATTTATACCAGCGCTTATACTTCAATTACTCATTTTATGTGCATTGTATATATTTGCACACTGGTATGATAAGAAAAATAATATGATGGCAGATCTATAG
- a CDS encoding sulfurtransferase TusA family protein: MAEYELDCMYEACPIPLLKALKKLNTMKIGDVLVMRTDHNCSITNVVEWTKKQGHYIDYIEIAQGEWEIYIEKAK, encoded by the coding sequence ATGGCAGAATATGAATTAGACTGCATGTATGAGGCATGCCCCATTCCTTTATTAAAGGCATTAAAGAAATTGAATACCATGAAAATTGGGGATGTTTTAGTAATGAGAACGGATCATAATTGCTCTATAACCAATGTTGTAGAGTGGACTAAAAAACAAGGGCATTATATTGATTATATTGAGATTGCACAAGGAGAATGGGAGATTTATATAGAAAAGGCAAAATAG
- a CDS encoding YeeE/YedE thiosulfate transporter family protein: MKDKILKKPWPYWVGGIILALLNVLLLFTTGSAWRISTSFLYMGASILEKIGIQASDWYYFNVYGNELNVGENYLSNSTMILAGAMVIGALMAVLLVSEFKFKKIKNRKQWIVALIGGILMGYGTRLSFGCNIGAYFSAIPSFSLHGWVFGAFMFVGAWLGSKILFKYIL; encoded by the coding sequence TTGAAGGATAAAATTCTAAAAAAGCCTTGGCCTTACTGGGTGGGCGGAATTATTTTAGCACTTTTAAATGTACTTTTATTATTTACCACAGGATCTGCTTGGCGGATCAGTACATCCTTTTTATATATGGGAGCATCGATTTTAGAGAAAATAGGGATACAGGCCAGCGATTGGTACTATTTTAATGTATATGGAAACGAATTGAATGTAGGAGAGAACTATTTGAGCAATAGCACCATGATTCTGGCTGGTGCAATGGTCATCGGTGCATTGATGGCCGTACTGCTCGTTTCCGAATTCAAGTTTAAGAAGATCAAGAATAGAAAACAATGGATCGTTGCATTAATCGGTGGCATCCTAATGGGATATGGCACTCGATTAAGCTTTGGATGCAATATCGGCGCTTATTTTAGTGCAATCCCATCTTTTTCACTTCATGGATGGGTCTTTGGAGCCTTTATGTTTGTTGGTGCATGGCTCGGAAGTAAAATATTATTTAAATATATTCTATAA
- a CDS encoding LysR family transcriptional regulator: protein MNLQYLKAFYVTVKLNSISKAAKELHLTQPGLSMQIQSLEKDLEVILLTRSNKGVKLTEAGEVVFDYANTILSMQDNIERDLKNLKSNKKELLLGSCKAVGEYALPCSIYIYKQEFKDVSINFEIHNTDDIIKSLMDRTINIGILHGNREMSHIKTEKITSDRLVLVTSLPLMKNLISIEEFKKLPLIFREQESGTHQTVKNALLHHNIKIDDLNIIYKLNSMEAIKTSVLSGKGISFIPELSIKRELRDGNLKEIKVESLEIFSEFFIAYRTDHVLSLQEKEFIRFIKSSKRGFC, encoded by the coding sequence ATGAACCTACAATATTTAAAAGCATTCTATGTCACAGTTAAGCTGAACAGTATTTCAAAAGCTGCGAAAGAACTCCATTTAACGCAACCCGGTTTAAGTATGCAAATACAATCCTTAGAAAAAGATTTAGAAGTAATTTTGTTGACCAGAAGCAATAAGGGGGTAAAATTGACCGAGGCAGGAGAAGTTGTATTTGACTACGCCAACACAATTCTCTCCATGCAGGATAATATAGAACGTGATTTGAAAAACTTGAAGTCCAATAAAAAAGAACTTTTACTAGGATCTTGTAAGGCTGTAGGTGAATACGCACTTCCATGTAGCATCTATATCTACAAGCAAGAATTTAAGGACGTTAGCATCAACTTTGAAATTCATAATACGGATGATATTATTAAAAGCTTAATGGATCGCACAATTAACATTGGAATTCTACACGGAAATCGAGAAATGAGTCATATTAAAACTGAAAAAATCACATCGGATCGTTTAGTTCTCGTTACCTCACTACCCCTTATGAAAAATCTGATCAGTATCGAAGAGTTCAAAAAGCTGCCATTAATTTTTAGAGAACAGGAATCTGGCACGCACCAAACCGTTAAAAACGCCTTACTTCATCACAATATTAAAATTGACGATTTAAATATCATCTATAAATTAAACTCTATGGAGGCCATTAAAACCTCTGTTTTATCTGGGAAAGGAATCTCGTTCATCCCCGAACTGTCCATAAAGCGAGAATTGCGGGATGGCAATTTAAAAGAGATCAAGGTAGAATCCTTAGAAATATTCAGTGAATTTTTTATCGCTTATCGAACGGACCACGTATTAAGCTTGCAGGAAAAAGAATTTATTCGCTTTATCAAGTCTTCTAAACGAGGTTTCTGTTAA
- a CDS encoding C-GCAxxG-C-C family protein codes for MAMEEKKQMTRKDFLKKAGMSVAGVAMAGGVGGILTACTNSGTASVNSTGTPDKPQWPFKYVKIDPAKAEARAYTGYKEKGGUGAGVAEGFFGTLADEAGYPFNQIPAEAFTAAAGGYGQATLCGSLGVAAACIGMVTDVDTQKKIVGELFKWYKTAEFPQYQPEGLGLKHTVAESILCEDSVGTFMKEQGVAYGDPERKARCAGTAADVTRKMVELLNETLA; via the coding sequence ATGGCAATGGAAGAGAAAAAACAGATGACAAGAAAAGATTTCCTGAAAAAAGCAGGGATGTCAGTAGCTGGGGTTGCTATGGCAGGAGGGGTAGGCGGAATACTTACAGCCTGTACAAATTCGGGAACAGCTTCAGTAAATTCAACTGGAACACCTGATAAACCACAATGGCCATTTAAATATGTAAAAATAGACCCAGCAAAAGCAGAAGCAAGAGCTTATACTGGTTACAAAGAAAAAGGTGGCTGAGGTGCTGGCGTAGCCGAAGGGTTCTTCGGTACATTAGCAGATGAAGCAGGATATCCATTCAATCAAATTCCAGCAGAAGCTTTTACAGCTGCAGCTGGTGGATACGGTCAAGCAACATTATGTGGTTCTTTAGGAGTTGCGGCGGCATGTATCGGTATGGTTACAGATGTTGATACACAAAAGAAAATAGTAGGAGAATTATTTAAATGGTATAAGACAGCTGAATTCCCTCAGTATCAACCAGAAGGCTTGGGACTAAAGCATACTGTTGCAGAGTCAATACTATGTGAAGATTCTGTAGGTACTTTTATGAAGGAACAAGGAGTAGCATACGGAGATCCTGAAAGAAAAGCTCGTTGCGCAGGAACAGCAGCGGATGTTACACGTAAGATGGTAGAGCTTTTAAACGAAACTTTAGCATAA
- a CDS encoding C-GCAxxG-C-C family protein, translating into MDVKKSITRKDFLKRAGMSAAGIAMAGGVGGILTACTNAGTASVNSTGTPDKPQWPFKYVKLDPAKVEERAFKGYKEKGGUGVGVAEGFFGTLADEVGYPFNQIPTEGFTAAAGGYGMATLCGSLGVAAACIGMVTDVDTQKKIVADLYKWYKTFEFPQYQPEGLGLKHTVAESVLCEDSVGKFMKEQGVAYGDPERKSRCAGVTADVTRKMVELLNEALA; encoded by the coding sequence ATGGATGTAAAGAAAAGCATAACGAGAAAAGATTTTCTTAAGCGTGCAGGAATGTCAGCAGCAGGTATTGCTATGGCAGGTGGTGTGGGTGGAATACTTACAGCCTGTACAAATGCAGGAACAGCTTCAGTAAATTCAACAGGAACACCGGATAAGCCACAATGGCCATTTAAGTATGTAAAGCTAGATCCAGCAAAAGTTGAAGAAAGAGCTTTTAAAGGATATAAAGAAAAAGGTGGCTGAGGTGTTGGCGTAGCCGAAGGGTTCTTCGGTACATTAGCAGATGAAGTAGGATATCCTTTTAATCAGATTCCAACAGAAGGGTTTACTGCAGCAGCAGGTGGATACGGTATGGCTACACTATGTGGATCACTGGGAGTTGCGGCAGCATGTATCGGTATGGTTACAGATGTAGATACACAAAAGAAAATAGTTGCAGACCTATACAAATGGTACAAAACATTTGAATTCCCTCAATATCAGCCAGAGGGCTTAGGATTAAAGCATACTGTTGCAGAGTCTGTATTATGTGAGGATTCTGTTGGAAAGTTTATGAAAGAGCAAGGTGTTGCTTATGGAGATCCGGAAAGAAAATCTCGTTGCGCAGGAGTAACAGCGGACGTTACACGTAAAATGGTAGAACTTTTAAATGAAGCTTTAGCATAA